A genomic window from Pungitius pungitius chromosome 12, fPunPun2.1, whole genome shotgun sequence includes:
- the LOC119220924 gene encoding neurogenic differentiation factor 2-like isoform X1, with translation MEEARRLTTMLTRLFSDPSLLPDVQKYSGWEDSEEDDSKIKDEDQDTQDGTAGSELRDSSQTQSEHAGEDDDDDEVMEEEDDGEDAEGDRPKKRGPKKRKMTPARVERSRMRRVKANTRERTRMHDLNSALDNLRKVVPCYSKTQKLSKIETLRLAKNYIWALSEILRSGKRPDLVSYVQTLCKGLSQPTTNLVAGCLQLNSRNFLTEQQCQDGGRYGSSSFPMHSYPYQCARLSSPHCQPGSGSNSHPLRTHGYCSAYDSLYGGSGSPEYNSPEYEGPLSPPLCVNGNFSLKHQGAASPDNEKGYYSMHYSGLPGSRPAGPPNLVFGSSGARSGIHSENVPPYHDMHLHHERAPAYDELNAFFHN, from the exons ATGGAGGAGGCGCGCAGGCT aaCAACCATGTTGACGAGGCTTTTCAGTGACCCGTCTCTGCTGCCCGATGTGCAGAAATACTCGGGCTGGGAAGACAGCGAGGAAGACGACTCCAAAATCAAAGATGAGGATCAGGATACCCAGGACGGCACGGCGGGATCTGAGCTGAGAGACAGCAGCCAGACGCAATCCGAGCACGCTGGGgaagatgacgacgacgacgaggtgatggaggaagaggacgatggCGAGGACGCGGAGGGAGACAGGCCCAAGAAAAGGGGCCCCAAGAAGCGCAAAATGACTCCGGCCCGCGTGGAGCGCTCCAGGATGCGCCGGGTGAAGGCCAACACGCGCGAGCGGACCCGGATGCACGACCTGAACTCTGCGCTTGACAACCTGCGCAAAGTGGTGCCGTGCTATTCCAAAACGCAAAAACTTTCGAAAATCGAGACGCTGCGGCTGGCCAAAAACTATATCTGGGCCCTGTCGGAGATACTGCGCTCTGGGAAAAGGCCCGACCTTGTGTCCTACGTCCAGACGCTGTGCAAAGGACTCTCCCAGCCAACCACAAACCTGGTGGCGGGATGCCTGCAGCTGAACTCCCGTAATTTCCTAACCGAGCAGCAGTGTCAGGACGGCGGGAGGTACGGCTCCAGCTCCTTCCCAATGCATTCGTACCCATACCAGTGTGCGCGCCTCTCCAGCCCCCACTGCCAGCCGGGCTCGGGCTCGAACTCGCATCCGCTGAGGACGCACGGCTACTGCTCGGCGTACGACTCGCTGTACGGCGGGAGCGGATCCCCGGAGTATAACAGCCCCGAGTATGAGGggcccctcagcccccccctgtGCGTCAATGGCAACTTTTCCCTGAAGCACCAAGGCGCCGCGTCCCCCGACAACGAGAAGGGATACTACTCTATGCATTACTCCGGCCTGCCTGGCTCCAGACCCGCCGGGCCTCCCAACCTGGTGTTTGGCTCCTCGGGAGCCCGGAGCGGCATTCACTCTGAAAACGTCCCGCCTTACCACGACATGCACTTGCACCACGAACGGGCCCCCGCGTATGATGAACTCAACGCGTTTTTCCACAATTGA
- the LOC119220924 gene encoding neurogenic differentiation factor 2-like isoform X2 → MLTRLFSDPSLLPDVQKYSGWEDSEEDDSKIKDEDQDTQDGTAGSELRDSSQTQSEHAGEDDDDDEVMEEEDDGEDAEGDRPKKRGPKKRKMTPARVERSRMRRVKANTRERTRMHDLNSALDNLRKVVPCYSKTQKLSKIETLRLAKNYIWALSEILRSGKRPDLVSYVQTLCKGLSQPTTNLVAGCLQLNSRNFLTEQQCQDGGRYGSSSFPMHSYPYQCARLSSPHCQPGSGSNSHPLRTHGYCSAYDSLYGGSGSPEYNSPEYEGPLSPPLCVNGNFSLKHQGAASPDNEKGYYSMHYSGLPGSRPAGPPNLVFGSSGARSGIHSENVPPYHDMHLHHERAPAYDELNAFFHN, encoded by the coding sequence ATGTTGACGAGGCTTTTCAGTGACCCGTCTCTGCTGCCCGATGTGCAGAAATACTCGGGCTGGGAAGACAGCGAGGAAGACGACTCCAAAATCAAAGATGAGGATCAGGATACCCAGGACGGCACGGCGGGATCTGAGCTGAGAGACAGCAGCCAGACGCAATCCGAGCACGCTGGGgaagatgacgacgacgacgaggtgatggaggaagaggacgatggCGAGGACGCGGAGGGAGACAGGCCCAAGAAAAGGGGCCCCAAGAAGCGCAAAATGACTCCGGCCCGCGTGGAGCGCTCCAGGATGCGCCGGGTGAAGGCCAACACGCGCGAGCGGACCCGGATGCACGACCTGAACTCTGCGCTTGACAACCTGCGCAAAGTGGTGCCGTGCTATTCCAAAACGCAAAAACTTTCGAAAATCGAGACGCTGCGGCTGGCCAAAAACTATATCTGGGCCCTGTCGGAGATACTGCGCTCTGGGAAAAGGCCCGACCTTGTGTCCTACGTCCAGACGCTGTGCAAAGGACTCTCCCAGCCAACCACAAACCTGGTGGCGGGATGCCTGCAGCTGAACTCCCGTAATTTCCTAACCGAGCAGCAGTGTCAGGACGGCGGGAGGTACGGCTCCAGCTCCTTCCCAATGCATTCGTACCCATACCAGTGTGCGCGCCTCTCCAGCCCCCACTGCCAGCCGGGCTCGGGCTCGAACTCGCATCCGCTGAGGACGCACGGCTACTGCTCGGCGTACGACTCGCTGTACGGCGGGAGCGGATCCCCGGAGTATAACAGCCCCGAGTATGAGGggcccctcagcccccccctgtGCGTCAATGGCAACTTTTCCCTGAAGCACCAAGGCGCCGCGTCCCCCGACAACGAGAAGGGATACTACTCTATGCATTACTCCGGCCTGCCTGGCTCCAGACCCGCCGGGCCTCCCAACCTGGTGTTTGGCTCCTCGGGAGCCCGGAGCGGCATTCACTCTGAAAACGTCCCGCCTTACCACGACATGCACTTGCACCACGAACGGGCCCCCGCGTATGATGAACTCAACGCGTTTTTCCACAATTGA